A region of Arabidopsis thaliana chromosome 5, partial sequence DNA encodes the following proteins:
- the LSU2 gene encoding response to low sulfur 2 (RESPONSE TO LOW SULFUR 2 (LSU2); BEST Arabidopsis thaliana protein match is: response to low sulfur 4 (TAIR:AT5G24655.1); Has 1807 Blast hits to 1807 proteins in 277 species: Archae - 0; Bacteria - 0; Metazoa - 736; Fungi - 347; Plants - 385; Viruses - 0; Other Eukaryotes - 339 (source: NCBI BLink).): MGKGGNYVTVAASEVDELRRKNGEMEKAVEEMKKEMLQLWRRTQVAEEAEERLCSQLAELEAESLDQARDYHSRIIFLMNELSRLSSDSASASP; this comes from the coding sequence ATGGGGAAAGGAGGAAACTATGTGACGGTGGCGGCTTCCGAAGTGGACGAGCTACGACGGAAGAACGGAGAGATGGAGAAAGCTGtggaggagatgaagaaagagatgttGCAGTTGTGGCGGCGGACACAGGTGGCGGAAGAAGCGGAGGAGCGTCTCTGCTCACAGCTAGCCGAGCTTGAAGCAGAATCTTTAGACCAGGCTCGTGATTACCACTCTCGTATCATCTTTCTCATGAACGAGCTCTCTCGTCTTTCTTCAGACTCTGCCTCTGCCTCTCCGTAG
- the LSU4 gene encoding response to low sulfur 4 (RESPONSE TO LOW SULFUR 4 (LSU4); BEST Arabidopsis thaliana protein match is: response to low sulfur 2 (TAIR:AT5G24660.1); Has 30201 Blast hits to 17322 proteins in 780 species: Archae - 12; Bacteria - 1396; Metazoa - 17338; Fungi - 3422; Plants - 5037; Viruses - 0; Other Eukaryotes - 2996 (source: NCBI BLink).), whose translation MGKGGNYVMVAASEVEELRQKNGEMEKAVEEMRKEMLQLWRRTQVAEEAEEHLCSQLAELEAESLDQARDYHTRIIFLTNQLSRFSSDSASP comes from the coding sequence atgggaaAAGGAGGAAACTATGTGATGGTGGCGGCTTCGGAGGTAGAGGAGCTACGACAGAAGAACGGAGAGATGGAGAAAGCGGTGGAGGAGATGAGGAAAGAGATGTTGCAGTTGTGGAGGAGGACACAGGTGGCTGAGGAGGCTGAGGAGCATCTTTGCTCTCAGCTTGCCGAGCTTGAAGCCGAATCTTTAGACCAGGCTCGTGATTACCACACTCGCATCATCTTTCTAACAAACCAGCTCTCTCGTTTCTCCTCCGACTCTGCCTCTCCCTAG